The Lujinxingia vulgaris genome contains the following window.
GTCACACCGTGGGCCCGGGCCCGGGACACCGCGGTTGCTGCGACCTGCTCAGCTTCTTCCTCGATGGACTGCAGGAAGACACCGTAGATGCTGGGGTCCATGGCCATGGGCCGGCCCAGGGACACCACTACCTTCACTTCCATCGACAAGGCCCCGGCTTCGCGGATGGCCCAGTCCAGGGCGCGGTCACTGAACTCGGACCCGTCGTAGCCCACTACGATTTGCTTTGCTTGCTCTACCATCACTATTGCTTTCCTTTCGTCGTCTCAAGCTCTTGTCCTGGGCTCTCGTATCGACCAGGCCGGGGCCTGGTGTCGGCCTCAGTGGAGGGAGATCCCTGTCAAGGACAGC
Protein-coding sequences here:
- a CDS encoding universal stress protein, translating into MVEQAKQIVVGYDGSEFSDRALDWAIREAGALSMEVKVVVSLGRPMAMDPSIYGVFLQSIEEEAEQVAATAVSRARAHGVTALGVVEHGDAAGVLVHESQTASVLVVGKRGRHGVRGRVGSVSAAVAAHAKCPVMVLPDRWDPQTG